One genomic window of uncultured delta proteobacterium includes the following:
- a CDS encoding putative Histidine kinase (Evidence 3 : Function proposed based on presence of conserved amino acid motif, structural feature or limited homology; Product type pe : putative enzyme) — protein sequence MNHRPNWELVFKANYKQLLFVCAAFFLMVLIGCLSVSFVIQRETQTSVTVALSESEKTIQSYLREPRIAFNAIYMTVQDMLDRGESQSEIRAYLVRTTQSMYGQKEGVLGFTGVYGFIRDEFLDGNNQALGKDFIPQQRPWYQLAIRTKQAEYTAPYRDMNADNTGGSVISLAQEIHGKWGDYYGVLSLDIDLSWVITYAKSLQLREDGYGMIVNQYHYIIAHPNENVNNLQLKDLGEDYAAISDALRRNETVTAKRVRDFDGTSAIVFFRELYNGWYIGVVMPTRSYYADLYRTASILIALGISLTLFLSYLLLRLSAAKMQSDEENQSKSSFLAVMSHEIRTPLNAIIGLSEIQMRKDLPEATHNDLVKIYNSGASLLGIINDILDFSKIGAGGFELVPENYELPSMINDVVQLHLVRIGARPVTFILELDDTLPVSLLGDELRVKQILNNLLSNAFKYTRKGTVTLDIRWEQRENAAWITFRVIDTGIGIKKEDLGKLFKEYSQVDTRTNRTLVGTGLGLTITKTLAERMGGSIEVASEYGEGSVFTVTIRQEIIDPTPIGKDTAGKLKRFRFAEDRRARHGSLDCVYMPYARVLVVDDIPTNLDVTKGLLLPYAMKIDCVQSGQAAVERIRTEKVRYDAVFMDHMMPDMDGVEATRIIRQELGTDYARNIPIIALTANALVGNEEMLLSKGFNAFISKPIDTLRLDAILKEWICDRQPEETLHQAEQAKEEQARAEPGTNRDRARSGPGGALTGKRASGIDLQTLAQYYDSEDTCLYILRSYVKHTPALLEKLRAIPEGNLADYAITVHGLKGSSWNIGANEVGNLAEMLEHAAKKGDRKMVAANNGKLLAFTETLLAELQALLDGIDAGAGEKHRRETLDTDMLAAMLEANKRFDAMSMERTMTELEQMTYADQADTELILWLRDQLDNLEYGALRERLEAELARRGRS from the coding sequence ATGAACCACCGCCCGAACTGGGAGCTCGTTTTCAAGGCAAACTACAAACAGCTGCTGTTTGTGTGCGCCGCGTTCTTCCTCATGGTGCTCATCGGCTGTCTTTCCGTCAGCTTCGTCATCCAGCGGGAAACGCAAACCTCCGTGACCGTGGCGCTCAGCGAAAGCGAAAAAACCATCCAGTCATACCTGCGGGAACCCCGGATCGCCTTCAACGCCATCTACATGACCGTGCAGGACATGCTCGACCGGGGAGAAAGCCAGAGCGAGATACGCGCCTACCTCGTGCGCACGACGCAATCCATGTACGGGCAGAAAGAAGGCGTGCTGGGATTTACCGGCGTGTACGGCTTTATCCGCGATGAATTTCTCGACGGCAACAACCAGGCCCTCGGCAAGGACTTCATCCCCCAGCAGCGGCCGTGGTACCAGTTGGCCATCCGGACGAAACAGGCGGAGTACACCGCGCCCTACCGGGATATGAACGCCGACAACACCGGCGGCTCCGTGATTTCCCTGGCGCAGGAAATTCACGGAAAATGGGGCGACTACTACGGCGTTCTCTCGCTCGACATCGACCTCTCCTGGGTCATCACCTACGCCAAATCGCTCCAGTTGAGGGAAGACGGGTACGGCATGATCGTCAACCAGTACCATTACATCATCGCCCACCCCAATGAAAACGTTAACAATTTGCAGCTGAAGGACCTCGGCGAGGATTACGCGGCCATATCCGACGCGTTGCGGCGCAACGAAACCGTGACCGCGAAACGCGTGCGGGATTTTGACGGCACCAGCGCCATCGTGTTCTTCCGGGAATTATACAACGGCTGGTATATCGGCGTGGTCATGCCCACGCGCAGCTACTACGCCGATTTGTACCGCACGGCCTCCATCCTGATCGCGCTCGGCATCAGCCTGACGCTTTTTCTCAGCTACCTGCTGCTCCGCCTCAGCGCGGCCAAAATGCAGTCCGATGAGGAAAACCAGTCCAAATCCTCTTTCCTGGCCGTCATGAGCCACGAAATACGCACCCCGCTCAACGCCATCATCGGCCTGTCGGAAATCCAGATGCGCAAGGATCTCCCGGAGGCGACGCACAACGATCTGGTCAAAATCTACAATTCCGGCGCCAGTTTGCTCGGCATCATCAACGACATTCTCGATTTCTCCAAAATCGGGGCGGGCGGGTTCGAACTTGTGCCGGAGAACTACGAACTGCCCAGCATGATTAACGATGTCGTGCAACTGCACCTCGTGCGGATCGGCGCGAGGCCCGTCACCTTCATCCTGGAGCTGGACGACACATTGCCCGTCAGCCTGCTCGGCGACGAGTTGCGGGTGAAGCAGATCCTCAACAACCTCCTTTCAAACGCCTTCAAATACACGCGCAAAGGCACCGTGACCCTGGACATCCGCTGGGAACAGCGGGAGAACGCCGCGTGGATCACCTTCCGCGTGATCGACACGGGCATCGGCATCAAAAAAGAGGACCTGGGCAAGCTGTTCAAGGAATACAGCCAGGTGGACACCAGAACCAACCGGACGCTCGTGGGCACCGGGCTCGGCCTGACCATCACCAAAACCCTCGCGGAACGCATGGGCGGCTCCATCGAAGTGGCGAGCGAATACGGGGAGGGGTCCGTCTTTACCGTCACAATCCGCCAGGAAATCATCGACCCGACGCCCATCGGCAAGGATACCGCCGGCAAACTCAAACGGTTCCGCTTTGCCGAGGACCGGCGGGCACGGCACGGGAGCCTGGATTGCGTATACATGCCGTACGCGCGCGTGCTGGTGGTGGACGACATCCCGACCAACCTCGATGTCACAAAGGGCCTGCTGCTGCCCTATGCCATGAAAATCGACTGCGTCCAGAGCGGGCAGGCGGCCGTTGAGCGCATCCGGACGGAAAAGGTCCGCTATGACGCCGTGTTCATGGACCACATGATGCCGGACATGGACGGGGTTGAAGCCACGCGCATCATTCGGCAGGAATTGGGAACGGACTACGCGAGGAATATCCCCATCATCGCCCTGACGGCAAACGCCCTGGTCGGCAATGAAGAGATGCTGCTCTCGAAGGGATTCAACGCGTTCATTTCAAAACCCATCGATACCTTGCGCCTTGACGCCATTCTCAAGGAATGGATCTGCGACAGGCAGCCCGAGGAAACGCTGCACCAGGCGGAACAGGCCAAAGAGGAACAAGCCAGGGCGGAACCCGGAACGAACCGGGATCGGGCGCGATCCGGCCCCGGCGGCGCCCTGACCGGCAAACGCGCGAGCGGCATTGATCTGCAAACCCTCGCCCAATACTACGATAGCGAGGATACCTGCCTTTACATTCTCCGTTCCTACGTGAAGCATACGCCGGCCCTCCTCGAAAAACTCCGGGCCATACCGGAAGGGAACCTGGCGGACTACGCCATAACCGTTCACGGGTTGAAAGGCAGCTCCTGGAATATCGGCGCGAACGAGGTCGGCAATCTTGCGGAAATGCTGGAACACGCGGCCAAAAAGGGCGACCGCAAAATGGTCGCCGCGAACAACGGCAAGCTTCTGGCGTTTACGGAAACACTGCTTGCGGAACTCCAGGCGCTGCTGGACGGCATCGACGCGGGCGCGGGCGAAAAACACCGCCGGGAAACCCTGGACACGGACATGCTGGCCGCGATGCTGGAGGCCAACAAGCGTTTTGACGCCATGAGCATGGAAAGAACCATGACGGAACTTGAGCAAATGACCTACGCCGACCAGGCCGACACCGAACTGATCCTGTGGCTGCGCGACCAGCTGGACAACCTGGAATACGGCGCTCTGAGGGAACGGCTGGAAGCGGAGCTCGCCCGGAGAGGCCGGAGTTGA